Proteins from a genomic interval of Candidatus Rubidus massiliensis:
- the tlcA_3 gene encoding ADP/ATP translocase 1 has translation MSQKIEQEFSGWRKLLWPIHSYEVKKFLPMGIMMFCILFIYTVLRDTKDAILVNSPGAGAESLAFAKGIGVTASAVIFMILYTKAANLFNKEGLFYATALPFLVFFGLYPYCIYPFVGSLHMSLESIHYYQQQFPNLKWIIPLIGNWTYTLFYILSELWGSAVLSLLFWQFANSITPVKEARRFYGMFGFLGNFGLLLSGPAIIFISRSIHSLGLSRAEATGLMLQYLMAFVIIAGIILLSTFYWMNRNVLTDKRFYDPEAMGETKKKKAKLSMSESFKYILQSPYLGLIAMLVLAYGVSINLFEGVWKGQIKIAYPTEVEYNSVMGGLSTLTGGIAVILMLVGSNLLRSFSWKTCALITPVVLISGILIFFGVIYYNNSLLPEGMKIVDAISQGVINKELIVFAVVLGLFVNAFGKAVKYSLFDPTKEMAYIPLDPELKVKGKAAVDVIGGRGGKSAGSYIQMGLLTMYSGSALYQLVPIIAPIAVGIVFLWILSIFGLSTRFKDLTEKQEAAKQAEAVAKQAEATANKEPSYVS, from the coding sequence ATGTCGCAAAAAATTGAACAAGAGTTTTCAGGTTGGCGTAAGTTGCTATGGCCAATTCACTCTTATGAAGTTAAAAAGTTCCTGCCAATGGGTATCATGATGTTTTGCATCCTGTTTATTTATACAGTGTTGCGCGATACTAAAGATGCAATTTTGGTTAATTCACCGGGAGCTGGAGCAGAAAGTTTAGCATTTGCAAAAGGTATAGGAGTTACTGCATCTGCAGTTATTTTTATGATACTCTATACTAAAGCGGCTAACTTATTTAATAAGGAAGGATTATTTTATGCAACAGCATTACCTTTCTTAGTATTTTTCGGTTTATACCCTTACTGCATTTATCCTTTCGTAGGCTCCCTACATATGAGCTTAGAAAGCATTCATTATTACCAGCAACAATTCCCGAATTTAAAATGGATTATTCCTTTAATTGGAAACTGGACATACACCCTATTTTATATTTTATCTGAACTATGGGGAAGTGCGGTTTTATCCTTATTATTCTGGCAATTTGCGAATTCTATTACTCCAGTTAAAGAAGCTCGCCGTTTTTACGGAATGTTTGGTTTTTTAGGAAATTTCGGTTTATTACTCTCAGGTCCAGCTATTATTTTCATTTCTCGTTCTATTCATAGCTTAGGACTTAGCAGAGCTGAAGCTACTGGGTTAATGCTACAATACCTAATGGCGTTTGTAATTATTGCAGGTATTATTCTTCTTTCTACGTTTTATTGGATGAATAGAAACGTTTTAACAGACAAACGTTTTTACGATCCAGAAGCCATGGGTGAAACCAAAAAGAAAAAAGCAAAATTATCTATGTCTGAAAGCTTTAAATACATCCTTCAATCTCCATACCTTGGCTTAATTGCAATGTTGGTATTGGCGTATGGTGTTTCTATCAACTTATTTGAAGGGGTTTGGAAAGGACAGATTAAAATTGCTTATCCAACTGAAGTAGAATACAATAGCGTTATGGGTGGATTGTCCACACTTACAGGTGGTATTGCTGTTATTTTGATGCTTGTAGGAAGTAACTTACTACGTTCTTTTAGCTGGAAAACTTGTGCGTTAATCACGCCAGTTGTTCTAATCAGCGGTATCTTAATATTCTTCGGAGTTATTTATTACAACAATTCATTATTACCTGAAGGCATGAAAATCGTTGATGCGATTTCACAAGGTGTAATTAACAAAGAACTTATCGTTTTCGCAGTTGTACTCGGACTATTTGTTAATGCATTTGGTAAAGCTGTAAAATACTCTCTTTTCGATCCAACCAAAGAAATGGCTTATATTCCTTTAGATCCAGAATTAAAAGTTAAAGGAAAAGCTGCCGTTGACGTTATTGGTGGTCGTGGTGGAAAATCTGCTGGATCATACATCCAGATGGGATTACTCACAATGTACTCAGGCAGTGCACTTTATCAGTTAGTGCCAATCATTGCTCCAATCGCTGTTGGTATCGTATTCTTGTGGATCTTGTCCATATTTGGTCTAAGCACACGCTTTAAAGATCTTACAGAAAAACAAGAAGCTGCAAAACAAGCTGAAGCTGTTGCAAAACAAGCTGAAGCTACAGCTAATAAAGAACCTTCTTATGTATCATAA
- the minD gene encoding Cell division inhibitor MinD, which produces MPLPMVKEIKKEKKSNIKNIICIAAGKGGVGKSTITVNLAHALKNSGFKVGILDADLYGPSLRQMLPEDKIPIQKGETIIPAISWGIKTISMAFFKNANESSAVRAPIANSIIKQFLENVAWGELDYLLIDFPPGTGDIQLTLCQQGFLTGAVMITTPQLVSLLDVRKAMELFRKVNVPIIGIIENMSYYIVNDSKAYPFGVGGGEHLAAESGVPILGMIPLSPTLCEYSDSGKSLFYTNNSQTECLKTLFLQIKNEVITQIENLSLNQKLYLKEFEFTWKKF; this is translated from the coding sequence ATGCCTTTACCAATGGTTAAAGAAATAAAAAAAGAAAAAAAAAGTAATATAAAGAATATTATTTGCATTGCAGCTGGTAAGGGTGGGGTTGGAAAATCAACAATTACTGTTAATCTAGCGCATGCCTTAAAAAATTCAGGATTTAAAGTTGGAATATTAGATGCAGATCTATATGGTCCTTCTTTAAGACAGATGCTTCCAGAAGATAAAATACCTATTCAAAAAGGTGAAACGATTATACCAGCCATTAGTTGGGGTATTAAAACTATTTCTATGGCTTTCTTTAAAAATGCAAATGAATCCTCAGCTGTTAGGGCACCAATCGCTAATTCTATTATTAAGCAGTTTTTGGAAAATGTTGCTTGGGGTGAATTAGATTATTTACTAATCGATTTTCCCCCGGGAACGGGTGATATCCAATTGACTTTATGCCAGCAAGGATTTTTAACTGGTGCCGTTATGATTACAACACCTCAACTTGTTTCGCTCTTAGACGTAAGAAAAGCCATGGAATTATTTCGAAAAGTTAATGTGCCAATAATTGGCATTATCGAAAACATGAGTTATTATATTGTAAATGATAGTAAGGCTTATCCATTTGGAGTAGGCGGGGGTGAGCATTTAGCAGCTGAGAGCGGGGTTCCTATACTTGGAATGATTCCTTTGAGTCCAACATTATGTGAATACTCAGACAGTGGGAAATCCTTATTTTACACCAACAATTCGCAAACTGAATGTTTAAAAACACTATTTTTGCAAATAAAGAATGAAGTTATAACCCAAATAGAAAATTTGAGTTTAAATCAAAAATTATACCTTAAAGAATTTGAATTTACCTGGAAAAAGTTTTAA
- a CDS encoding bifunctional preprotein translocase subunit SecD/SecF, protein MEKQKRWQFYLIVAVMILTLYNILPTVFYYTKPLHSPIDKNRAEVVAQEIISRVNSLEDDSKAWLKSFSNLLHIKPSSIEINENDPRLIELTFANAKDAALFKRYLPQAGRLIPFIPSQLELSPDVPGTDKLKVTVIRQIGTRLNSQEDAQLFVYSPLKENGQISEFYKSITLDRVQKLIEAFGGDSKTALQVNAAINSSDKRFDDVLISLAKDLNDTENTFGKNSLIAKRYLKSFLQTDENNGDSYVQKVNTRFDQLKNKIATERDKLIEEQKKALENNVVFDSSKQQLLNVLNNQYQTLNNAISYLKQNENEIKNISKPLNDEQIRNLVYQNSNDTIQTISLEGRNPFIENIIVDWNSGKITLGFYPDIQELRLSEAKSENVNYLRDRINHLIIDEVARVGRITDENFQQSADSYATQINNLSNTTSILALNLGYLSQKLSNQFVNQLQTGWAPVHPDLQNDVYPIRSFDEYRAANKEDQKLGLVVYAPAMSDQEPIKGFRTGSIYVIAKGIKDVMSKYENQAESQEGKIFQEDFERLQKILQLDGFIGYAGSAYGLPSEFSKDYIFELDDYYANLLQATREDFKVKGNGRYAILDFSDVEQRILTENKIDDRIQEDLLKWREEYNTAQVDMDGTKRFYVPAPTKNPYIQNFLLSFKKYFRGDDRKILKWGLDLSGGKTVRIGLRDQNNRPVTNQDEIRQAVNELYTRINKMGVSERTIRIENNNIILDFPGSQNMSASELVKASAMSFHIVNEKFAPSNKALKEPINQFLQSVWNEAVVTNRKDSESIKEIAWQHFGGDATNELRPKSQAAQILYDNGLRLANPKEEMTSNAFDDTLSTVAIMQGDDFAQWQGQSHPLLFVFNNYALEGSSLTNINVGYDPSRGNTLSFSIKRSYEGAGRTGSPRDDFYAWTSQFAKDRIIGTPKEAYSAGSGWRMAVILNGRVISSPTLEAALRDAATINGRFSQREINQLAADLKAGSLTYTPKILSEENVSPELGQEERLKGMIASAVAIILVVIAMVGYYHFAGIVASCAVLLNILIMWGVLQNIGSALSLPGIAGIVLTIGMAVDANVLVFERVREEFSHSGRIASAIYAGYRKAFSAIIDSNLTTIIAALILIQFDSGPVKGFAVTLIIGIVSSMFTALFMTRYFFAGWVQNPKNKTLTMSQFIGKTHFDFLGQAKKAIMISVIAMVLGMALFVSQGKSMFGMDFTGGYALDLELKEQVEPATSYRTQAAEALLAHGASPNDFQIRELNRPNHLRIQLSNSMEEKGHPFYGLPEKLEDDRLQFSYLSNPRINWLINSLQEQGLQVEPSLLNGLDKHWTVISGQFSDAMRNNAIIGLSIALISILAYITFRFEFKYAIAAVIGLIHDVIITLGVLALFHWLGFPVQIDLQVVGAIMTIIGYSLNDTIIVFDRIREDVRILRKMKYSEVINHALNVTLSRTLMTSGTTLLVLLALVFLGGSSIFAFSLVMTIGVIVGTLSSLFIAAPALLYFHKREERLEQKELNPRKA, encoded by the coding sequence ATGGAAAAACAAAAACGCTGGCAGTTTTACCTCATCGTGGCAGTGATGATATTAACATTGTATAATATCCTCCCAACGGTGTTTTATTACACAAAACCTCTTCACTCTCCTATTGATAAAAATAGGGCTGAAGTAGTTGCTCAAGAAATCATTTCAAGAGTTAATTCCTTAGAAGATGATTCCAAAGCTTGGCTAAAGTCTTTTAGTAATTTATTACATATTAAGCCTTCTTCTATTGAAATTAACGAAAATGATCCTCGTTTAATTGAGTTAACATTTGCTAACGCAAAGGACGCTGCTTTATTTAAAAGATATTTACCCCAAGCTGGTAGATTAATCCCTTTTATTCCATCTCAATTAGAATTATCTCCTGACGTACCAGGCACTGATAAACTTAAAGTTACTGTTATTAGACAAATAGGCACTCGTCTAAATTCTCAAGAAGATGCTCAACTATTTGTTTACTCTCCTTTAAAGGAAAACGGACAAATCAGTGAATTTTACAAATCAATCACTTTAGATAGAGTGCAAAAGCTGATTGAAGCTTTTGGTGGAGACAGCAAAACTGCATTACAAGTCAATGCAGCTATTAATTCTTCTGATAAACGATTTGATGATGTTCTCATTTCTTTAGCAAAAGACTTAAACGATACAGAAAACACGTTTGGTAAAAATAGTTTAATTGCGAAACGTTATTTAAAATCTTTTTTACAAACAGATGAAAATAACGGCGATAGTTACGTTCAAAAAGTAAATACCCGTTTTGACCAGTTAAAAAATAAAATAGCTACGGAAAGAGACAAGTTAATTGAAGAACAAAAGAAAGCATTAGAAAATAATGTTGTATTTGATTCAAGCAAACAACAGCTATTGAATGTATTAAATAATCAATATCAGACATTAAATAATGCAATTTCTTATCTGAAACAAAACGAAAATGAGATTAAGAATATCTCAAAACCATTAAATGATGAGCAAATTCGAAACCTTGTCTACCAAAATAGCAACGATACAATTCAAACAATTTCTTTAGAGGGAAGAAACCCTTTCATAGAAAATATAATCGTTGATTGGAATAGTGGAAAAATTACTCTTGGATTTTACCCTGACATCCAGGAATTAAGACTATCAGAAGCTAAATCTGAAAATGTAAATTACTTAAGAGATCGAATTAATCATTTGATTATTGATGAAGTAGCAAGAGTTGGTAGAATTACTGATGAAAATTTCCAACAAAGCGCAGATAGTTACGCCACACAGATCAATAATTTATCCAATACAACAAGTATTCTAGCTTTAAATTTAGGTTATTTGTCCCAAAAACTATCTAATCAATTTGTCAATCAATTGCAAACAGGCTGGGCTCCAGTTCATCCAGATTTGCAAAATGATGTTTATCCTATCCGTTCATTTGACGAATACCGCGCGGCGAACAAAGAAGACCAAAAACTTGGGCTTGTGGTTTATGCTCCAGCTATGTCAGATCAAGAACCCATTAAAGGGTTTAGAACAGGTTCCATCTATGTTATCGCAAAGGGTATCAAAGATGTGATGAGTAAATATGAAAATCAGGCTGAATCCCAAGAAGGAAAAATTTTCCAAGAAGATTTTGAAAGATTGCAAAAAATTTTGCAGCTTGATGGGTTTATTGGTTATGCAGGCTCAGCTTATGGACTTCCAAGTGAATTTAGTAAAGATTATATCTTTGAACTAGATGACTATTACGCTAACCTTTTGCAAGCTACAAGAGAAGATTTTAAAGTAAAAGGCAATGGCCGTTATGCAATTTTAGATTTTAGTGATGTTGAACAACGTATTTTAACAGAAAATAAGATAGATGATCGAATCCAAGAAGATCTTTTAAAATGGAGAGAAGAATATAATACGGCTCAAGTGGATATGGATGGTACTAAGCGTTTTTATGTGCCAGCACCTACCAAAAATCCATACATTCAAAACTTTCTGCTTAGTTTTAAAAAATATTTCAGAGGTGATGATCGAAAAATATTAAAATGGGGCCTTGATCTATCGGGTGGAAAAACTGTAAGAATTGGATTACGGGATCAAAATAATCGACCTGTAACTAATCAAGATGAAATTCGTCAAGCAGTTAACGAGCTATATACCCGTATCAATAAGATGGGTGTCTCAGAAAGAACTATTCGAATCGAAAATAACAACATTATTTTAGATTTTCCAGGTTCTCAAAATATGTCAGCTTCTGAACTTGTAAAAGCATCCGCGATGTCATTTCACATTGTGAATGAAAAATTTGCACCTTCAAACAAAGCTTTAAAAGAACCTATTAATCAATTCTTACAAAGTGTTTGGAATGAAGCTGTTGTAACCAATAGAAAAGATAGCGAAAGCATAAAAGAAATCGCATGGCAACATTTCGGTGGTGATGCAACTAATGAATTGCGACCAAAATCTCAAGCTGCCCAAATCCTTTACGACAATGGTTTAAGGCTCGCGAATCCTAAAGAAGAAATGACTTCAAATGCTTTTGATGATACTTTATCTACTGTAGCTATTATGCAAGGAGATGATTTTGCTCAATGGCAAGGACAGTCACATCCCCTTCTTTTTGTTTTTAATAATTACGCCTTAGAAGGCTCTAGTTTAACCAATATAAACGTTGGATATGACCCTTCAAGAGGTAACACTTTAAGTTTCAGCATTAAACGCTCTTACGAAGGTGCCGGACGTACTGGCAGCCCAAGAGATGATTTTTACGCTTGGACCTCACAATTTGCAAAAGATCGCATTATTGGCACACCTAAAGAAGCGTATTCGGCAGGAAGTGGATGGAGAATGGCTGTTATTCTAAACGGAAGAGTAATTAGCAGTCCGACTCTTGAAGCGGCTTTAAGAGATGCAGCAACTATTAATGGTCGTTTTTCACAAAGAGAAATTAACCAATTAGCAGCTGATCTAAAAGCTGGATCATTAACTTACACACCAAAGATTTTATCAGAGGAGAATGTAAGTCCAGAACTTGGTCAAGAAGAAAGACTTAAAGGTATGATTGCATCAGCTGTAGCTATAATTTTAGTAGTCATTGCTATGGTTGGTTACTATCATTTTGCTGGAATTGTCGCCTCTTGCGCTGTTCTTTTGAATATATTAATTATGTGGGGCGTTCTTCAAAATATAGGCTCGGCTTTATCTCTGCCTGGAATTGCTGGTATTGTTTTGACAATCGGTATGGCAGTGGATGCAAACGTACTTGTGTTTGAAAGGGTAAGAGAAGAGTTTAGCCATTCTGGAAGAATTGCATCTGCAATTTATGCAGGGTATAGAAAAGCATTTAGCGCTATCATAGATTCTAACCTAACTACAATCATTGCAGCTTTAATCTTAATCCAATTTGATTCAGGACCTGTAAAAGGATTTGCAGTCACATTAATTATAGGTATCGTGTCCTCTATGTTCACAGCCTTATTTATGACTCGTTACTTTTTTGCAGGGTGGGTACAAAATCCTAAAAATAAAACTTTAACAATGTCACAATTCATTGGCAAAACTCATTTTGATTTCTTAGGACAAGCAAAGAAAGCCATTATGATTTCTGTCATTGCCATGGTGCTAGGTATGGCTTTATTTGTATCTCAAGGCAAGTCAATGTTTGGGATGGATTTTACTGGTGGCTATGCGCTCGATCTTGAATTAAAAGAACAAGTAGAGCCGGCAACTTCTTATAGAACCCAAGCAGCAGAAGCTTTATTAGCCCATGGAGCATCTCCTAATGATTTCCAAATCAGAGAGTTAAATCGTCCAAATCATTTGCGTATTCAACTTTCAAATAGCATGGAAGAAAAAGGGCATCCGTTCTATGGATTACCAGAAAAATTAGAAGATGATCGCTTACAATTTTCTTACCTTTCCAATCCAAGAATTAATTGGTTAATTAACTCATTACAAGAGCAGGGATTGCAAGTAGAGCCATCCTTACTCAATGGTCTAGATAAGCATTGGACTGTAATTAGTGGCCAATTTTCTGATGCAATGAGAAATAACGCAATAATTGGATTATCTATTGCTTTAATTAGTATTTTAGCTTACATCACATTCCGTTTTGAGTTTAAGTACGCTATTGCAGCAGTTATTGGTTTGATTCATGACGTTATCATAACTTTAGGAGTACTAGCCTTATTTCATTGGTTAGGATTTCCAGTTCAAATCGACTTACAAGTAGTCGGTGCTATCATGACAATTATTGGTTATTCATTAAATGATACCATTATTGTTTTTGATAGAATTCGGGAAGATGTCAGAATTTTAAGAAAAATGAAGTATTCAGAAGTTATTAATCATGCCTTAAATGTCACTTTAAGTCGGACATTGATGACTTCCGGAACTACTCTACTCGTTCTATTGGCACTAGTATTTTTAGGTGGAAGTTCTATTTTTGCCTTTTCATTAGTGATGACAATTGGGGTAATTGTAGGTACGTTGTCTTCATTATTTATAGCAGCTCCAGCCTTGCTTTATTTCCATAAAAGGGAAGAAAGATTAGAGCAAAAAGAGCTGAATCCTCGCAAAGCCTAA
- the troA gene encoding Tromp-1, translating to MQFIKNIIWIFVFSSLLIGCSTAKRPVSNNWSKKDSIKVLATIEMLKDIVQQVGGDRVEAISLIKGNLDPHSYQLVKGDDEKLARADIIFYNGLGLEHGPSLQSYLEKNSKAKNVGSFIHKNFPDQILFFKGQLDPHIWMDMSLWSKTVPYIVESLSEIDPVNAPIYQKNGEKLIESLLSTHEEIRQMLQEIDSEKRYLVTSHDAFNYFARVYLATDDERKTSTWQNRFIAPEGLAPESQISLLDIKFVISHLKKFNISVIFPESNVSKDSLRKIMQASQEMGLKIKIANDTLYADAMGDPGSDGDTYQKMLIHNASVIRNNLKN from the coding sequence ATGCAATTCATTAAAAATATTATTTGGATTTTTGTTTTTTCAAGTTTATTAATTGGCTGCAGCACAGCAAAACGTCCTGTATCTAATAATTGGTCTAAAAAAGACTCTATTAAAGTTTTAGCCACAATAGAAATGCTAAAAGATATAGTCCAACAAGTTGGTGGTGATCGGGTTGAAGCGATTAGTTTGATAAAGGGTAATTTAGATCCCCATTCTTATCAGTTAGTGAAAGGAGACGATGAAAAATTAGCAAGAGCAGATATAATTTTTTACAATGGATTAGGTTTAGAACACGGTCCTAGCTTACAAAGTTATCTTGAGAAAAATAGTAAAGCTAAAAATGTTGGTAGTTTTATTCACAAAAACTTTCCAGATCAGATTTTATTTTTTAAAGGGCAGTTAGATCCACACATTTGGATGGATATGTCTTTATGGTCAAAAACAGTCCCTTATATTGTTGAATCGTTGAGTGAAATAGATCCAGTAAACGCCCCTATTTATCAAAAAAATGGTGAAAAGCTAATAGAGAGTTTGCTATCAACACATGAAGAAATTAGACAAATGTTGCAAGAAATTGATTCAGAAAAAAGATATTTAGTTACAAGCCATGATGCATTTAACTATTTCGCAAGAGTTTACCTTGCAACTGATGATGAGAGAAAAACCAGTACTTGGCAAAATAGATTTATAGCTCCTGAAGGATTAGCACCCGAGAGTCAAATCAGTTTATTAGACATAAAATTTGTAATTTCTCATTTAAAAAAATTTAACATTTCTGTCATTTTTCCCGAATCAAATGTAAGTAAAGATTCTTTAAGAAAAATTATGCAAGCAAGCCAAGAGATGGGACTTAAAATAAAAATTGCAAATGATACTTTATATGCCGATGCCATGGGTGATCCGGGATCTGACGGAGATACTTATCAAAAGATGCTTATTCATAATGCATCTGTCATTCGTAATAATTTAAAAAATTAA